A window of Bactrocera dorsalis isolate Fly_Bdor chromosome 4, ASM2337382v1, whole genome shotgun sequence genomic DNA:
ATTGTTCTAAGAAGTTTTCAAACGGATCTTTCGGAAGTCCGGATAAGGAAGTTATCACTCGGTGATTTAAGAGGGATGGGGTTGATATAAGATAAACTATAAAGTGTGTTTGTTACTAAAGCGAGATTTGAACCCTCAACAAACTGTTTAAGACTCAACCACTATTACACAGTAAGATAGAAATTAATCGAGGTTTTGCACTGTGACCTATGGTCCATTGtaccctctcctatatcacatatggtcacaaaggtctAGCGCTCTGAACAATTCCAGTAGCTTGCTAGGAGCGATGGAAGTGATGTGTACCCTCTCCAAGTAGATGAATCTAATGGCCTTAAGACTGCTTCTATAAATTGCGGGGCAGTCCAGAATCAGATGTTCTGGAGTTTCAAATTCCATGTCGCAAAACCAGCAAGGTTCTAGCCCCCATCATCCTGGAAGCCGCTGCAGAGCGGATTAGTTGTTCGGCCAGGTCATTGCCAGCTTCCTCTTTATATCGCGGCACTCAGATCAGCTGAACACAGTTGCAAACTGATAGGCGGTTCAGCCTTCCCATTCATTAATTCACTAATATTATTTGACTTCATAagctgagatcgcttttagtgccgcctGACTAGCGCTGAGTATAGTGATGGGCTGGTTGCGACAGTTGTGTTGGAGATTGATTTCTGCACACTGATTTATAGCAGAGACTTCCCtttgaaagatgctcggaaaaTATTTCATTGGTATGGGCAGTTTGGCATGCGGTTCCACAATGTCTGCTCCAATGCCTTCCGGTGTTTCTGTGCCATCAGTATATCACTGAATAGCCCCTCAGTAGTAGGTTGAGTGTGGAATCACTCCGCCTTGCAGCCGAGAGTAACTTTAAACTTCTTTGTAATGTTTAGCTTCGTCGTAACGCCTTCTTCCTAAGGCCTTTATTTTTTGAGACGAAATTATCCTCCATTGCCATAATCCTCTACTGTCGTGAGCAGCATGGTATGCTTCGCTACCTGTTTCATCACTAGATAGAGCTCCAGTAGAAGGGTTCTGCGTACGTGACGCAAGGGAGTCTTTGCAGCTTCAGTAGTTGAAGATTGTGTCGCTTTCGATGCCCAAGCAGCCGTTCCAAAAGTGACAATAGGCGGTCATGATATACAGCCACCTAATGATATCTGGCTCGTCGTAACACCTTCACCCTGAAGAAGGGCCAGTGGTATGTCTTCTCCTAATGATACCTGGCTTGCAGTCCCAGGATCTACCGGCTAGGCATCTACATATCGCGAGAGCTTTGGTGGCTCTGGACAGTGTTAATTCCACATCCCTATTCCAGCATAAGGTTGAGTTTAATGTAATGCTTAGAAATTTGACCTCTTTAGACACCTTCAACTCCCTACTACCAAGTGTTAGAGGTCTTATATACTTATCTACGTAAATCTACGTAAATGGAACGACCCCATGTTATATCCATTCAACGCATATCTACCTAGCAGTATTCTCCAAATGTGAAAGTGAAAGGCTTGAGATGAGAAATTTGCGTTTAGGTTGTGAACGGAAGAGGATcaaacacagcgcacaaccTGTGGCGATAAAAGTTTCGCCTTCAAACGCATATTTTTTGGTACCTTGAAGATAATTGGTCTAAGACTAGAAGtcttgagctgcttgagccatatgttaAAGAATCGTTTGTgggcactcccaagtgaatggcgcacagagaactttcttcacttacgtgaacttctacacgtgACTCTCGTCCTCCAATACCATCTACAGGTAGTATTAAATATGGTAGAGACACATCTTTCAAACGCAGGTACTTCTAAAGATATGAAGAAGCTAACGAAACGTTGCTGGAAATTGTTTCGATTACATATGCCCCACAGTATAACCTCAAAccaataaaagcaaaagtgaATCCCATTTTTGCGTAACCTCGCCACCagaaatgtgttttttgtaatatttttagagGAAATATTAATCTAAAAAACACCTGTGGGCGATGAAATGACTTCATTGCAGTGcacatatctatatctatatactcgtataattatcacagaattatttataaatctGCTCTCATTGTGATTGCAATGCGATCCAAAAAAGTCACACTTAATTTATGCGCACATGTGGCCAAAAACCAATTGGTGGGCAGCACGTCGCGCCAGCGCCAACTCCATGCCAACTAGTCGGCTCGTGCATAAATAAGATTTGCCGCCCGAACACGACGTGCGCATGCGCAACGCAAAACTTCATTAGATATGAGCTGctgataaataataattaagtcATAAAGTGAGCAAGTCGTAGGTGCCATTGACTGAATCGAGTCCATTGAGATCGCTATCAATTAATTATTTGGGTTACAATGCACGCATACAAATGAAACGAGAAAAGGCGACCAAAATAAATACAGCACTTCACACTTCGAGTTTTATTACGAGCATATAATTGCCACTATATCGAATTtccatttattcaaaaaaaatttcttcaaacaaaACTGAGCACTTTTGCACTTGCAGCACTGCCAAGTGTGCGCTGGCGGCATCCTTGCCGACACGCTTATCTGAAGCCCAGATCATCCACGTTGTAGTTACCAAGCATTAAATCTGactgcgcttgttgttgttgcaaattcaAAAGTTTCCGATGTCGGTAGTGCATTGTCTTCAGGCGTTGCATGCGTCTTTTGAGATTACAATAGACGGGGCAGCAATCCGGGAAGGGTTTATACATAAGCTCCTCCTCATCGCCTTGCTCGCATTGATCGGGCAAAATGTCCAGGCAGCTAAACGACACGCGtacatttgtaaaaagaaagataaattgataaaaagagagcaagagagagagagagagaggaaaaGAGACATTATTAGTGGTATCACATTGACAGTTTTGGGGGTTAGGTGCAACTACGAATATCTACTCGTTGGGTCTAGACATCTTTTCCACTACAAAAATAGACCTGGAACGTGGTACGAtttgattattttcacaaaacaaattcGCACATAAGCTGAGCAACACCAGGCGACGCGGTAGAAATTTCGATTGTTCCCACATGCAGCGGCGATAGGAGCCTGTAAATGGAGAGGATGGTAATGAGATGACGAAAGTGggactaaataaaaatattttgaattttttagatttttttaaatacatatattgagggacatatttttataaaaaaatattaatcattatttttatagCCTGAATAggtcatatttaattttctataaagtTTGTACAGCCCGAAGGACACTTCGGAGACCCTATAGAATATGTAGGTACACCAATATAAGGGGTCTGACTGAGGAGCTGAACCGATTTGGTCATAACCGGCTTTCCGTCGTCAGTCTGAAATATTGCACGCGTCCATTTCtctccaaaaagctgctcatatCTCGGAATCGGATCAATATAACATAagctataatatatgtaaattaaccGATAAAAATGattccttgtatgaaaaacttttcaattgttcaaaatATCTTCGCACAACACggcttatataattttttagggcaatgctacaatctccgaagaaattgttcagatcggatcactatagcatatagctgccatataaatcgGCCGCTAAAAATCGTGTCCTTGTAggaaaaacttttctattttccAAGATATCTTCGTGAGACTTGGCTTAAATTATTATGCACTGTAAcgctacaatatccgaagaaattgttcagatcggatcactatagcacatagctgtcatataatTTGACTGATAAAAATCGtatccttgtatgaaaaacttttctattttctaAGTTATCTTCCCGAAACTTGGCTTAAATTCTTATGCAGGAtagcgctacaatctccgaagaaattgttcagatcggatcactatagcatatagttgccatacaaactgatggaTCAAAATCAACTTTGTAtatccttttatgctataagacaTATTCGTGTTCGGTGCAACCGTAGTTAAAGTccgttcttgttgttgttctacTTACGCAACACTGTATTCGTGTCATCCTCCTCACTGGAGTCTACTTGTCGGCTGTTATAGTGTCGCATGTGATACTGACCGAAGGCTGCACAGGCGCCAAGGTACATTAAAATCAATAGGCAACTAAGACACTTCATTTTCTGCAATGAGTTTTCCAAAATATCCCTTTTTAAACTTTATACACTTTTTTCTTAAATGGCACTCTTTTCAAGGCTTCTTTCTTTGCAAAAAATACAGCGTCAAAAGAGTGCTTTCCGCGCGCGTTAGTCAAAACGCACTGAATTTACACGATCCACAAAATGATGATCGCCTTGATTAATTTATTCACTCACAAATTGAAACATACCAGCTTCTgatggatgtacatatatatatttatgtatgtgtacactgtaaaaattttatttaactttagaAAACTTGTTAAATCTTCCTCATATGCTTTTTAGATCTTAAATTGTTAGACCCTGGTCTACCATACCCTAGGTGAGCCTTTGTTCAGACGCAATTACTTTAAGAGAGATAGAGATCTATACTTTTGCAGAGagttttttacaactttcttgATTGTTTTAAGAATTTCTGACACTTTCGAAAAAGTGCTTGAATTTCATGAAAAGCTTGGCAATCTCACGAAAAAAACATCCGTTCATGATATCCTAAcgaatgtttataattttgctAATACTTAGCATCTTACTCTCACTCTCTATGCCGATGACGCTATAGTATCTATAAATTAGACTACAAAATCGGTATACATTTCGCAACGATCCCCAAAGTCACCGCGGGTTACTTAAGAGTCACGATcttatctgatcaaatttgaaccggactcatatattttcttgtgtaacactttcaaaatagattattttccaaacgCTATTTGTAATAATGGAGTGGGATTGCGTTCAGTGTCTTCAGTGAATTTGTTTTTAAGCCCATTCCCGGAGCGCTGTTGACTAGATTGGAGAGCTTCAACACCGTATTCATAAACCCAAGTCTCGTCACCATTAATGGTCAACTACGTTGTCAAGCTTCTCTTTTGTGACCGGTACACGACGTCCTTTTTGCAAACGCTGCTGATCTTTTGGTACGAGCCTAGCATTAACACGCTGCCTCCccaacattaaccaaaatgtgttgagtcgatcccTTAGATATGTTGtgatcctctgctatctctctgatgccaacataaggattttcaagcactgtatatttaactttttcgttgttatcgtcattaacagatGTGGATGCCCGACTCACATGAGGCAAGCTTTCGATATATTCACGTCCTTCACTAGATGAGATAAAtagatgaggattgcaccgcgacctaaggtctattgtgccctctcctaagtcacaacgacccacctagccccagcatattgataaattccaatatactgctaggtgttAGTGAGGGGATGTGATCCTTATTTGGAAACATGGGTCCAAGGGTTTTTCAACTGCGTCTGTTACACAGTTAATTAggaggtgttctggagttttaggctccctgtcgcagaagTGGCAATTTGCACAAGAAACTAGGCCCATTTAAACCTGCTGAGGATATAACCCCTCCTTAGCAACTTGTCTGGGCATGccttggagttgttgccaatacctctCCCTACCTACTCCTTCCTCCTTATAGAGCAGCTCCTTTTTAGTATGTGGACC
This region includes:
- the Y1552 gene encoding uncharacterized protein CG1552 isoform X2, which codes for MKCLSCLLILMYLGACAAFGQYHMRHYNSRQVDSSEEDDTNTVLRSYRRCMWEQSKFLPRRLVLLSLCANLFCENNQIVPRSSCLDILPDQCEQGDEEELMYKPFPDCCPVYCNLKRRMQRLKTMHYRHRKLLNLQQQQAQSDLMLGNYNVDDLGFR
- the Y1552 gene encoding uncharacterized protein CG1552 isoform X1; protein product: MKCLSCLLILMYLGACAAFGQYHMRHYNSRQVDSSEEDDTNTVLRSYRRCMWEQSKFLPRRLVLLSLCANLFCENNQIVPRSRSIFVVEKMSRPNDCLDILPDQCEQGDEEELMYKPFPDCCPVYCNLKRRMQRLKTMHYRHRKLLNLQQQQAQSDLMLGNYNVDDLGFR